CAGCCATCCAAACAGTTGGTCGTGGTGCCGAATCCACACCCAAATAAAGTCTATGACGTCGAGATGTCCACAAACGAGTTTACGACGCTTTGTCCGATGACGGGTCAACCGGACTTTGCAACTGTGACTATCGTTTATCAACCAGGAGATCACCTTGTGGAACTAAAGTCCTTGAAACTGTATTTATGGGGTTTCCGCAACGAGGGTCATTTTCATGAAGA
The Alicyclobacillus curvatus genome window above contains:
- the queF gene encoding NADPH-dependent 7-cyano-7-deazaguanine reductase QueF — translated: MSTQPSKQLVVVPNPHPNKVYDVEMSTNEFTTLCPMTGQPDFATVTIVYQPGDHLVELKSLKLYLWGFRNEGHFHEDVTNVILNDFVEAAKPRMARVTTDFTIRGGIHTKVTTEYRRPE